In Silene latifolia isolate original U9 population chromosome X, ASM4854445v1, whole genome shotgun sequence, the following proteins share a genomic window:
- the LOC141620018 gene encoding uncharacterized protein LOC141620018, with protein MSVDFNSPEFIHQLREALKHARETEERWQPRRGERIVDAFKASDLPAFVGGADPEAYLEWERKIDRLFDFKDLDDDKRCKFAILKLSKGASLWYEAMKAKRVREGKEKIDSWVSLKHKLRKRYVPSTHRLSTYRRIADFRQGKLSVSEYLDEFQNLAIMGELEEIEEQKIARFLRGLNYNIASTVELYQYSDFDTLCSLCLKVESQGKPKYGSRSNSESSKPKSWSKPESKFVGTPNN; from the coding sequence ATGTCGGTAGACTTCAACAGTCCAGAATTCATTCATCAATTACGGGAAGCTTTGAAGCATGCTCGTGAAACTGAAGAGCGTTGGCAACCTAGGAGAGGAGAACGAATTGTTGATGCATTCAAGGCGAGTGATCTTCCTGCATTCGTTGGAGGGGCTGATCCCGAGGCCTATTTGGAGTGGGAACGGAAAATCGATCGTTTATTCGATTTCAAAGACTTGGATGATGATAAGAGGTGTAAGTTTGCAATTCTGAAATTGAGCAAGGGAGCATCGTTGTGGTATGAGGCGATGAAGGCTAAGAGGGTCCGAGAAGGCAAGGAGAAAATTGATTCTTGGGTGTCCCTAAAACACAAACTACGGAAAAGGTATGTACCATCGACCCATAGGCTGTCTACTTATCGCAGAATCGCTGATTTTAGACAAGGCAAATTGAGTGTTAGCGAGTATTTAGATGAATTTCAGAATCTTGCTATTATGGGTGAATTGGAGGAAATAGAGGAACAAAAAATTGCTCGATTTTTGCGTGGTTTAAATTATAACATTGCTAGCACGGTTGAGTTATACCAATATTCTGATTTTGATACTTTGTGTAGTCTTTGTTTGAAAGTTGAATCCCAAGGGAAACCTAAGTATGGGAGCAGGTCGAACTCGGAATCGAGTAAGCCTAAATCATGGTCTAAACCCGAGTCTAAATTTGTCGGTACTCCAAATAACTAG